The stretch of DNA GCTGGCCGAGAGCGAGCGGCTGGTGAACCAGCTCACGGAGCGGGCCCGCACCGACGCCCTGGCGGAGAGCGAGCGCGAGATGAAGCGGGCCGAGGCGCGCCTGACCAAGGTGATGCTCGCCGTGCGCGACCTGCGCAACCGCGACGGCGTGCTCGACGCCCAGAAGTCCAACGACACCAACCTGAAGATGATCGCCGAGATCCGCACCCAGCGGATCAACCTGGCGGTCAAGCTCAGCCTGCTCCAGCGCGACCTGCGCGACGACAGCCGCAGCATCCAGGATCTCAAGGCGCAGATCGCCCAGCTCGACGAGACCATCGCCCGCATTGAGCGCGAGGCGGCCAACCAGGATCCGGAGCAGCGCCGGGTGCTCTCGGCCACGCTGACCAAGTTCGAGGAGCTCGAGGCCGAGCGCAAGAGCGCCGAGAAATACTACTCCGCGACGATCGCGGCGCGGGAGCGCTCGCGGATGATCGCCGACCGGCAGATCGAGTTCTTCAGCATGATCGTCGAGCCGGTGCGGGCGGAATCGTCCCAGCAGCCGCGGCGCCTGCTCTACATCACCATCGCGATCGCCGTCTCGGCCCTGGCCTTCGGCCTCTCGGTGCTGATGCGCAAGGTCCTCGCCTGATCCCGTCGGCCTGATTCCTCGCCGGACTCCCCTCGAAGGCGCGCGCCGCGGGCGGGCGCACGGAACCACCATGCTCTCCCCCGCGCCGTCCGGCTGGACGCTCTTCCGCAACCGCGACTTCCGGCTCTTCGGCGGCGCCCGCTTCCTCACCGGGCTGGCCTACCAGATGCAGGCGGTGGCGGTGGGCTGGTTCGTCTACGACCTCACCCGCAGCGCCCTGGCGCTCGGCTTCGTCGGGCTGGCGAGCTTCGCCCCGGCGATGCTGGGCGCGCTCGTCACCGGCCACGTCGCCGACACCTACGACCGGCGCCGGATCGCCGCCCTCTCCTACGGATTGCTGGCGCTGGCGGGCCTGGGCCTGACGGCGCTGGCGGCCTCCCGTGCCACGCCGGTCTGGCCGGTCTACGCCCTGATGGTGCTGGTGGGCATCGCCCGCGCCTTCGCCAACCCGGCGAGCCAGGCGCTCCTGCCGACCCTGGTGCCGCGCGAGCTTTTCGGCAGCGCCATCGCGCTCAATTCCTCGCTCTGGCAGAGCGCGTCGGTCACCGGCCCGGCCTTCGGCGGCCTGCTCTACGCGCTGGGACCGGCCGTCGTGTTCGGTCTCGCCGCCGCCTGCTTCGCGCTGGCGGCGATCAGCATCGTCCGCATCCGGCCGCGGCCGTCGGCCGTCACCACCCGGCCGGCGGTGACCTGGAGCACCCTGCTCGCGGGCCTGACCTATATCCGCTCGCAG from Methylobacterium aquaticum encodes:
- a CDS encoding capsule biosynthesis protein; translation: MTIDARNPEGKALSPADRSRLIGEALRQAARVSRFSNPNKSSIRTIRAQRRRDIVTPLLFLFLFVIPSVSSAVFFGLYLSDRYVTEARFALRPAIGGAEKATPDSVGTTSSLPAQMIAQDSMIIGEYIKSRTMVETLQRTLPLRQMFSRDDIDRYSRFDPEKPIEKLVRYWGERVKVNVETSGLIEVTVNAFDPDDSMTLNRAVLAESERLVNQLTERARTDALAESEREMKRAEARLTKVMLAVRDLRNRDGVLDAQKSNDTNLKMIAEIRTQRINLAVKLSLLQRDLRDDSRSIQDLKAQIAQLDETIARIEREAANQDPEQRRVLSATLTKFEELEAERKSAEKYYSATIAARERSRMIADRQIEFFSMIVEPVRAESSQQPRRLLYITIAIAVSALAFGLSVLMRKVLA
- a CDS encoding MFS transporter, encoding MLSPAPSGWTLFRNRDFRLFGGARFLTGLAYQMQAVAVGWFVYDLTRSALALGFVGLASFAPAMLGALVTGHVADTYDRRRIAALSYGLLALAGLGLTALAASRATPVWPVYALMVLVGIARAFANPASQALLPTLVPRELFGSAIALNSSLWQSASVTGPAFGGLLYALGPAVVFGLAAACFALAAISIVRIRPRPSAVTTRPAVTWSTLLAGLTYIRSQPVVLGAITLDLVAVLLGGATALLPIFAQEVLFVGPLGLGLLRSMPALGSVLMAIFLAHRPLTRGVGPRLLIAVGVFGLATIGFGLSTSLPLSMACLFVTGAADMVSVYVRQSLVQGETPDAMRGRVAAVNTVFIGASNELGEFESGTLAAFIGAVPAVVVGGVATLAVAALWGRLFPALRRRDHLIT